The Haloplanus natans DSM 17983 DNA segment GACGACGCCCGGGACGCACTCGAAGCCGAGGACGGCGACCTGGCGGCGGCCATCGCCCGACTGGAGTGACCGTCTTACTGGTCCACGGTGACCGGGAGTATCTCCGGGCACCGGGCGAGGAACTCCAGACCGATCTGGGCGTGCTGACGGTTCCCGACGACGTCGAACCCGGGCAGCGCCTGGAGACGCATCTGGGCGACGAGTTCGTCGTCCGCGAGCCACGCGGGCCGGACCTGTTCGATCACTTCGAGCGCACGGGGGCGCCGATGATGCCCCGCGACATCGGGCTGACCATCGGATTCACCGGCGCCGCGGCCGAGGACCGCGTCCTCGACGCGGGCACCGGAACGGGCGTCCTCGCGGCCTACCTCGGCCGCATCGGCACCGACGTGGTGACTTACGAACGCGATCCGGAGTTCGCCGAGGTGGCCCGCGAGAATATGCGCCTCGCCGGCGTCGACGACGCCGTCGAGGTTCGGACGGGGGACGTGACCGCCGACCTAGACGACCTGACCGGCTTCGACATCCTCACCCTCGACACCGAGGACGCCCCGACCGTCGTCCGGCAGGCGCCCGACATCCTCGTGAGCGGCGGTTTCGTCGTCGTCTACTCGCCGTTCGTCGAGGGATCGCGCGCCGCCGTCGAGGCCGCCGAGGAGGCGTCGCTGACCGACGTGACGACCCACGAGACGATCCAGCGGCGGATGACCTTCGACGACCGGGGCTCGCGCCCCGACACCCGGGGTGTCGGCCACACCGGCTACCTCACCGTCGCGCGGTGGCAGTAGCCGACTCCCAGAGCCCGGGAGACCGACCGACGGTATAAGTGCGTGGCCGCCAAATCGACGCGTATGAGTCGGGAGCGCGGCGCGGAGATCGACGACGTGCGGACGTGGCCCGAACTGGCGGTCGGCCTCTACGAGCGTCTCACGGGCCGTGGCGCCGAGATCACCTACGAGTTCGACGATCTGGAGATACGGGTCCCGGATCGGATGGGACCGAACGCCGACCACGCCCGCTGGCGTCTCGATGGCACGGTTCGCATCAGGACCCGTGATCGCGACCACGACGAGGAGTGACCGAACTCGACCGGCCCCTCGACGTCGACGCCGATCTGACGCTCGCGGTCGGCGACGAGACAGTGACGATCCGGGGATACGGCGACCTCGTCGTCGTCGCGGCGCCGTCGCTCTCGGTCGTCCGAACGCTCGCCGGGACTGCTGCCCCGCCGTTCGACGTTCACCTTCTGGACCACCTGTCCGACGCCGACGTGACGCTGGACGTTCGGGTGCGTGGCCGGAGCGTCGCCCGGGCGGGGTCGGAAGTCGACGCCGGCCCCCTCTCGCGCGCACTCGGCGTCGCGCCGGCCCGCGTCAGCCTCGGCGGCCTCCTCTTGACGACGCTCGGCGAGTGGCGGTGCTAGGCAACGCCACGAACTAGCTCGAACAGCTCCGCTCGGAAGGCCGAGGGATCGAGACAGTCCGCGAGCGCGTCGGCCGCCGGCCCCGCGCCGTCGACGACGGCGGTCGGATAGGCGCCGCCGGCCAGTCGGAAGGCGCCGTCGGGCGCCCAGACCGCCAGCCACCCGTCGACCGAGAGCGTCACGCCGACGACCCGACAGCGAGCGTCGTAGCCGAACAGGCGGGCGTCCTCGTTGCCGACCCGGAGGGAGCGACGCTCGACGCGGTCGACGGCTTCGAATCCCCGATCTTCGAGGCGGTCGGCGAAGCCGTGACTCGCGCGGGACGCGACCAGCCCCCGGAGCGCGCCCGTCACCGGCGGCGACGGGGTGAGTTCGAGGCGGGTCGCGAGAAAGAAGCGCCAGCTTCGGTCGACGCCCGTCCGTTCGCGGACGGCTTCGCGGAGTCGGTCGTCCTCGTAGAGGCGGATATGGGCCCTGACGGTGAGGCCGGGGGCGGCGAAAGGCGTCTCGGTCGTGTCGCCGGCGTGTCGCCAGTCGGTGAGCGGGTCGTCGGGAACCGACGGCGGATCGACCATTGCGTCTACTGCACGGCGCCGTCACGCATATATGTTGGTCCGTCGCCGCTCCGTATCACGCCGTCCGGTCGACGGTCAGGAGGAGCCCCCCGAACAGACACAGGAAGACGACGCCGAGGGGGAGAGGAAGTGACGAGAAGCCACGCGAGAGCAGGAGATACGTCGCGCCGGCGAAGACGAGGCCCGTGCCGAGAAGGAGCGCACCGAGGAGACGCACGGGATCGACCGGCCACGACTCCGCCCAGGCCTCCCGCCGGTAGTAGACGAGGGAGACGACGAGCGCCGCCACGAAGAGGGCGGCCCCGACCGCCCAGACCTCGTAGGCGGCGACGATCGGATTCCCACGCTGGAACGCGATGGCCGACAGGGGGTCGGAGACGGCGACGCCGCGGGCGAGCGAGATACCGAACACGTACCGGAGTTGAACCAGCGGAAACCGGACGAACAACACCGCCGCACCGCTCGGGTCCGAGGCGTACGATACGTTCCAGGGGATAAACGTCGACAGCCACGTCAGGAGGACGGCCAGTTCGCCGGCGTACTCGGACCGAACCCACATACGCGTCCCCGACGCGGGCCACGGAATAAAACCCACCGGCGTCGGTCGCCGTCGAAAGATATCGTAGTTGATAACTGTGGGCGAACGATTACACGTCAGTCGCCGCTCGAACGGCTCGATGGGGGGCGACAACGCGACCACGACCCGGATGCGGCGCGTCGAACCGCTCGGTAGGTCGCCGACGGCGACGTGAGTATGTCCGGTCCAATCGAGCTCTCGGCGACGATTCTCCGTGAGCGCATCCACGAGAAGCCGGTCAGGGCCGACCTGACGGTCGGCGGCGACGTTCTCCGCGTGGAGAGCGAGGACTGGCCACTCGCCGTCGCGGCGGCCGACATCTTCGACGTTCGCCGCGGCTCGCCGCGGGCCGCCGCCGATTTTTCAGCGGGACGGTCGGCGGGACGTGCTGTTCGTCGACGGCTCCCGATCCGCACTCGAGAAGTACGCCGGCCTCCTCTATCCCTGGCTGCTGGACGGCACCGAGGTGGCCGTTCGTCACCCGGCCGAGGTGGGTGGCCGCGTGATCGGCGAGACGTTCGACATCGGGACCTACGAGTCACACCCGTCAAGATCGGCCGTACGGGAATCACCTACCCGTTCGGCATCGACCTCGATACGATCGTTCATCTCTCGCGGTCCGAGGGGGGCTTCTCGGGGACGAGCGGACGATTATGGATCTCCAGTACGTGAGCGACGGGATGGCGGTTTCCCTGGACCTGTCGGTCGAGCCACCGAGAACGCAGCACCTACTCGGACGCCACCTGCGACAGAACTACCACGACGTTCGAAAGCGGGTCCGGCAACTGGACCTCCCCAAGCCAGCCGTGCGAACGCTCCACAAACTCTACTCGTTCCGTGGCACCGCGTCGCCGTGGGTGATGCTCGACGACTCGACGGACGCTTCGGTCGACATCCTCCGCGGCCTCGGGAAGGCGGACCTCGTGTGTCTCACCGACGGAGGGGTCGAACTCACCTCCCGCGGGTTGATTCTGGTCACCGAACACGTCGGCACGTCGGACGGCGGGGCATCGGTCCCGCCGGCTGACGACTGATAGTGATCATTGTAAGTCAGTACCGGTGGTTCGCCAGAACGGATCGGCGAACCACCGGTATACAGTTACAATAAATGAACGGTCGGCCAGACGCGGGGCGTTACGTTCATACCGCCTGAACCCAAAGACGAACGTAGGGAATGAGGCGCGACCACTTCGAGTTGGAGGCACACAACATCGACTGGGTCGAGACCGGCGAGGCGCCGGCCGAACCCAAAGTCGTCATCGACTTCAACGGACCGAAAGAGACGCTGACAGACCGGCTGACCGACGCGGAGGGGACCCTGCTGGAGGCCTCGGAGACGGACGTAGCGTTCCGACTGCAGGACCCACTCGACGACCCGGATGCGGCGGGCGTCGTCAGCGTCACCGACCGCGTCACCGGCGACTTCCTCCTCGAACTCAACGAGGAGGCCGACGACGTACTGCGATTCGTCCGCGCCGCACGCGAGTACGGCCAGTCGGCCGACGACGACGGCGGCCGCTACAGCGTCGTCATCCGCATCGACGGCGAGACGCTCGCGACGTACTCGAAGAGTACCTTCCTCGTCTACGACGCAAACGGGAGCCTGCTCCGGTCCAAGAGCCTCATCCCGTCCGGCGTCGAACTCTAGATTTACGTCGCTCGGCGCGTAGGGGTGGGCGTGCGAAACGTCACCGACCGCGTCAGTAACCCGTTCGGTATGCAGCCACCCTGTGAGCGATTCGTCCCGGGGTACGGCGACGCCAACGCTCACTTCCACGTCGTCGGCGACCACCCGGGCGTCCACGGGGGCATCGAGGCCGGCGTCCCCTTCACCGGCAGCCAGGCCGGCCGTCGACTGCAACGCGCGCTCCACGACGCCGGCCTCCTGCGGACGACGGGCGACCGACCCGATGTGAACACCACCTACCTCTCCTACCTCCACACCTGCGTGCCGACGGGCGCGCCGACCGACGACGACTACGCCGCGATGGAGCCGTTCTTCGACGCCGAACTCCGCGCCATCGCCGCGCACGTCCTTTTCCCGGTGGGTGAACGGGCAATCGAACACGTCCTCGAGACGTGCACGGCCCACGACACGGCAGGCCTCGACGTCGAGAGCCTGCACGCGACGGAGGTGCAGGGCAGCGGGTGGCTCGTCATGCCGATCCGTGACCCCCGGACGTGGGCGTCGGACGACGCGACGAGCCTCGTCGACGCCATCGACACCCTCCGCGCGACCGACTACCGGCGCGAGACCGACCTCGGTCGGTTCGTCGCGGGCAACGAACCGTATCTGGTCCGGTGACGGCTGGCCGAACGTCCACTGCGGCGCGTGCCGAACGGCCGGAATACTCGCATGAGCCGCTGTCCGGGGCGACTGTCGACACATTCGGACAATTCTCACGAGCATTATGGAATATATTAGCGAGATCAACAGCTTTTTCAATACATGCGTAAACATAGGAACCGACGCGATCGGCCTTCCGCCGAGCGCGTCACGTATCGCATAGACATTGCGAGTCAGGTGCTCCTCGCAGTGGCTTGGTCAGTCGAACGGCCACCGCGTGTGGCCCCGTACGTTCTCCGTTCGGGGGACGCCATCGTGGCGTCGCCCGTTCGTTCGGAGACGTCCGCGCACCACCGTCCGGACGGACGCCTCGAGGCACATACGAAACCTTGAAACGCGAACCGACGGTAGCAGAGGGTATGGAACTGCGGGTCATCGAGAAGACCGACGAGGAACTCCGCATGGAGATCGCGGGCGAGGATCACACGTTCATGAACGTCCTCAAGGGCGCGTTGCTGGAGACGGCCGGGGTGGCGGCGGCGACGTACGACATGAACCCGGAGCAGTCGGGGGGACAGACCGACCCCATTCTCTCGGTCAAAACCGAGGCCGGCACCGACCCCCTCGACGCGGTTGGCGACGCCTCCCGTCGCGTGCAGGACATCACCGACGACTTCATGGCCGCGTTCGACGCCGCCGCGTAACGGCCGGCGGAACACGCTCCCCACCGCCGCGATACCCCCGACGCCGAGCCCTGGCCGCGCTCGCTCGGCCACGAAGGCGCAACGAACTCGACGGCGCCAGCGCGGGACCGCGCGACGTTACGGACGCGCAAAGAGAAAGCCGCGTGTTAGGAGAGGATATCAAAGCCGCACCGGAACGCCCCGCTCGTCCAGATACTCCTTTACGTCTCGGATCGAGTACTCGTCGAAATGGAAGATGGAGGCCGCGAGCGCCGCGTCGGCGCCGGCGTCGGTGAACACTTCGTAGGCGTCTTCCGGCCCCCCACAGCCCGAGGAGGCGATGACGGGCGTCGAGACGTTGTCACAGACGGCGCGGGTGAGCGGGATGTCGTAGCCGTCTTTCGTCCCGTCCGCGTCGATGGAGTTGACGAACAGTTCGCCCGCCCCGCGCGACTCCACCTCGCGGGCCCACTCCACCACGTCGACGCCCGTGCCCTCGCGGCCGCCCTTGATCGTACACTCGAACCAGCAGGATTCGCCGTCGATCCGCTCGTAATGTTCACCCGCCTCGTCGTAGCGCCGGCGGGCGTCGACGCTGATGACGATGCACTGGCTGCCGAAGGCCGCGGCGCCCGCGTCGACGAGGTCCGGATTCTCGATGGCCGCGGTGTTGATCGACACCTTGTCCGCGCCCGCCCGGAGCGTCTCCTTGATGTCGTCGCGGGTGCGGATGCCGCCGCCGACGGTCAGGGGAATGAACACCTCGTCCGCGATCCGCTCGACGACGTGGAGCATCGTCTCGCGCCCCTCCGCGCTGGCCGTGATGTCGAGGAAGACGAACTCGTCGGCGCCCGCCGCGTTGTACTCGCGGGCCATCTCGACGGGGTCGCCCGTGTATTTCAGGTCCTCGAAGTTGACGCCCGTGTACACCGCCGCGTCGCCGTCCTCGTCGATGTCCACGTCGATACAGGGGATGATTCGCTTGGTTACGGCCATTACTCGTGTCTCCCCTCCGACGCCGGGCGACAAAAACCGTCTGGTGTCGGTGGCTGTGGCCGTCCCCTTCGTACCGTCGACGATGCCGTGTCGAGATGCTCGGTACAACGAGTCCCTCTGGCGGCCGCCGACGGTATCAGGAGTATTTTTGTAACACGGCCCCCCACACACGCATATGGCCGACCACGACGACCACGCGGACCACGAGCATCACCCACACGGCGGCGACGAGGGACGTGTCACCTCGCCGATGCAGGAGTTCACGACCGGGCAGGTCGGGATCGGTTTCGTCGTCCTCCTCGTCGGCCTCGCGGTGACGTTCGGACTGCCGCTTCTATTCTAGCTCCCGTTCGAGCACGTCCCGGATCGCACGAATCTCCTCGACGCCGCGGGTGAGTCGCTCCTCGCCGACCGTCAGGGTCAGTTCGCCGCCGGCCGTCGCCGCACCCAGATCCCTGACGGGCGCGTCGCCCGCGGCGGCTTCCACCGCCGCCGGATCGGTCGTCTCGACGACGACTCGCCCGGGCGTCTCGTCGAACAGCGCTTCGGCGCTCTCGACCGTCGCGCTGATGCCCGCCGCGCCCACCATCTCAGCGAGCGTCACCGCGAGGCCACCGTGGCTCACGTCGTGGGTGGCGAGCGTCGAGTCGAGGCTGGCGACCGCCCGGACCGCGTCGACCGCCGCCGTCGGGTCCGCGGGCAGGTCGGGGAAGCGGTCGCTCCCGCCCTGCGTGGCGAGGTACGTCGAGCCGCCGAGGGCACCGCCGCGGGCGCCGACTTCCAGTAGGGTTCCCTCGCCGGAGACGGTCATCGGCGGGGCGTCGTAGCCCTCGCGGACGCCGATCATCGCCAGCGTCGGCGTCGGCGGGATGGGGCCGGCGGCGGAGTCGTTGTACAGCGAGACGTTGCCGCCGACGACGGGTACCGAGAGGGTCCGACACATGTCCGCGAGGCCGTCGACGATGGCACCGAAGCCGCCGTACACCTCGGATTTCTCTGGGTTGCCACCGTTGAGACAGTCCACCGCGGCGTGGGGGCTGGCCCCCTTGGCCGCGAGGTTGGTCGCGTTCTCCAGGGCGACGGCCCGGGCGCCGTCGTAGGGGTCGGCGTCCGTCCACGCCGGGATTGCACCCGCCGACAGGGCAAGTCCCGTGCCGGCCTCCCTGATCGCCATGATCGCCGCGTCGTCGCCGGGACGACGCGCCGTCCGCGCCCCGACCTCGTGGTCGTACTGGCGGTAGACCCACGCCTTGCTCGCCGTGTTCGGACTGCCGACGACGGCGTCGAAGGCCGACTCGACCCCCGCGTCGGGCAGGTCGCGCTCGGCCTCGACCGGCTCCGCCATCGGCAGGTCGTTCATCGGTGCGCCGTCCGCGAGGAACTCGGCGGGCACGTCGACGACCGTCTCGCGGCCTCGCGGCTCGCTTCCCTCGAAGGTACAGACGTAGTTCCCCTCGGTCACCTCGCCGATGACCGAACAGCCGAGGTCGTAGCGGTCGGCTATTTCCCGCACCTCAGCCACGTCGTCCGGCCGCACCTCGTAACACATCCGTTCTTGGGATTCGGCGAGCAGGATCTCCAGGGCGGACATGTTGGGTTCGCGCTGGTGGACCCGATCGAGTTCGATTTCGGCGCCCAACCCACCCTTGGCGACGAGTTCGCTGGAGGCGCCGCCCAGTCCCGCGGCGCCGAGGTCGCGGGCCGCGCGGATCAGATCCGCGTCGACCAGCGCCTCGTTGGCCTCGATCAGGAGCTTCTCCGTGTACGGGTCGCCCACCTGCACCGCGGGGCGATCCTCGGTTTCGGCGTCCTCGCTCAGGTCCTCGCTGGCGAAGGAGGCGCCGCCGAGGCCGTCGCGGCCGGTGGCGTTGCCGACGAGCACGAGTTTGTTGCCCGGCGTCTTCGCCTCGGCGGTGACGAGACGCTCCTCGTTCACGATGCCGACACAGGCGACGTTCACCAGCGGGTTGCCCTCGTAGCCGTCGTGGAACTCGACGCTGCCACCGACCGTCGGGACGCCGATGGCGTTGCCGTAGTCGGCGATACCCTCGACGACGCCGTCGAAGAGATAGCGGGAGTGCTCGCGGTCGAAGCCGCCGAAATAAAGCGAGTCGGTCAGCGCGATGGGGTAGGCACCCATCGAGAGGATGTCGCGGACGATGCCGCCGACACCGGTCGCCGCGCCGTCGTACGGGTCGACGTAGGACGGGTGGTTGTGGCTCTCGATGCCCATCGCGACGTACGTCTCCTCGCCGTCGCCGTGGGTGGGGAGGGAGACGACGGCGGCGTCGTCACCGGGGCCGACGACCACCTGGTCGGCCTCGCTGTCGAACGCCGACAGGAGCGGTCGGGACGACCGATAGGCGCAATGTTCGCTCCAGAGGTTCTCGAACAGCGCCGCCTCGGCGGGCGTGGGGTCCCGCCCGAGTTCGGCGGCGACGAGGTCGTGGTCCGTATCGGACAGGCTCATTCACCTCCGTCTTTCGCGCTGGCGGAGTAATGTTTTTCCATCGGGGCCCGCGCCCGCCCCGAAGGATCGGCGCCCTTTTTATCGCCCGTGCCGACCGTACGCGTGTGTTATCGGTCGAGTTGCACACGCACTCGTCGCTGTCCCACGACGGTCGGGACCCGGTCGACCACCTGCTCGAACAGGCGGCGTCGGTCGGGCTTGACGCCATCGCCGTCACCGACCACGACGAGATCGACGCTAGCCTCGACGCCGTCGAGATGGCTCCCGGCTACGGCTTAGTGGGCATCCCCGGCATGGAGATCACGACCGCCGCCGGCCACGTCCTCGCCCTCGGCGTCGAGGAGTTGATTCCGGCCAACCTCTCCTTCGAGGAGACGCTCGACCGCATCCACGCGGGGGGCGGCATCGCCGTCGTCCCCCACCCGTTCCAGTCCTCCCGCCACGGCGTCGCGCCACACATCTCGGCCGCAACGCTCGCCAGCGCCGACGCCATCGAAGTGTACAACTCCCGCCTCCTCACCGGTCGCTCGAACCGCAAGGCCGAGCGCTTCGCCGCCTTCCACGACCTCCCTATGACCGCCGGCAGCGACGCCCACATCGCCGAGATGGTTGGACAGGCGGTCACGGAAGTCGACGCCGACGAGCGCACGGCCGAGAGCATCCTCGACGCTATCGCCGACGGCCGGACGAGCGTCGTCGGCCGCCGCACCCCGTGGCGAATCAGCTTCCGACAGGCTGCCGGCGGGGCGAAACGCCGACTCGTCCGCGCGCTCGGCGACCTGCTGTGACCCGGCTTCGCGGCGCCGACGCCGAGACCGTTCGCCGTGCCCTCGACGCCGACGACCCTCTTCCCGGCACGGCCGGCTTCGCCGGCTTCGTGAACCGAGGTGCCTCGCGCCTCGCCCCTGACGGCTTCCTCGTCCGCGACGTACTCGGCCGACAACCGATCTTCGGCGCCCCCGACGACTGGGGGTTCGCGCCCGACGGCGTGGCCGGCGACCCGACGCCGGTCCCCGCGGGCCACATCCGCGAACCCGACGGCACCGACCGCCGCGTCTGGTCGCTCCCCGACCCACCCGCCGCGAACGACGACGTGGCCGCCGTCGAAACGGTTCGCCACGCCATCGACGACGCGCTGGCCGGCCTCGACGACGACGGCCTCGCCGTTGCCTTCTCCGGGGGCGTCGACTCCGCGCTCGTCGCCGCGGGCACTCCGAACGCACCCTGCTACGTCGTCGGCTTCCCCGACGCACACGACGTGAGTGCGGCACGGGGGGCCGCCGCGGCGATGGGCCGGGAGCTTCGCGTCGTCTCCCTCGACCACGCCGACCTAGAGCGGGCCGTCCCCGAGGTGGTCGCCGCTACGGGCCGGACGAACGCGATGGACGTGACCATCGCCCTCCCGCTCTATCTCGTCGCGGAGCGCGTGGCCGCCGACGGCTACGACCGCCTCGCGTTGGGTCAGGGCGCCGACGAACTGTTCGGCGGCTACGCGAAGGTGGTCGACCCGGCCGACGACGACCGGGTGGCCGCGACGACCGTTCGCGGCGCGACACGGGAGATGCTCGGGAGCCTGCCCGATCAACTCGAACGCGACACACTGACCCTCCGGGCGGCGGGCGTCGACCCCGTTGTCCCCCTACTCGCGGACGGCGTGGTCGAGGCGGCGCTCCCGCTTCCCGGCCATCTGCTCGCGACGGCCGACGAACGCAAAGTCGCGCTCCGGCGCGCGGCCGCCGACCGGCTTCCCGCGTCGGTCGTCGACGCCGACAAGAAGGCCGTCCAGTACGGCAGCCTGGTCTCCCGCGAACTCGACCGCCTCGCGAGACGGGCGGGGTTCAAGCGGCGGATGGACCGCCACGTCGACCGATATATCGAGTCGCTCGTCTAACGCCCGGCCGTCTCGATGGCCTCGATGCCCAGTTGCTCCACGTCGGGGTCCACGTCGGCACCGCGCAAGGCGGCCGGATCGTACCACGCCCACGCGTCCGGCCCCGGTTCGCCGGGAGCAGGGTCGATTTCCCGGTGCTCGACCGTCGCGTAGTAGACGTGGTCGATGTGCTGGTGGCCCACCTCGCCGTCACAGACGTTCACGTCCGCGAGCATCAGGTGTCGCGGGCGCGGGATGGCCCGCGCCGTCTCGGAGCGCACGTCGTCGCCCTCGGTCAGAAGCGTCGGCTCCAACCCCGTCTCCTCCCGGGCCTCCCGGAGCGCCGCCTCGTGGGGGAGTTCGCCCCGGTCGACGTGCCCGCCAGGCGGGAGCCGAATTCCGAGTCCGGGATGGTCGTGCAGCGCCGTCGCGCCGTCGGCGACGAGATACACCGTCGCGGTGAAATGTCGTGTCGTCTCCATGGGCGACGGTTGGCCGCCGGGCGTATCGGCTTTCCGACGCGCACCTTTTTCACGTCGGGGTCGGATGCTCCGCCCGGTTCCCTCCACCGTGAGTCACGTGCGCATTACGGACGACCAGCTGGACCGCACCGTTCCCGTCGAGTCGACGATCGGGACGGGAGAGACGACCTCTCGGGCGACGAAGCGAGGATCGTGCTCCCACCCGAGGTGCCGGTGACGATCGAACGCGGCGAGTCGTGAAAAGCGGTCAGGGAACCTGAATCTGCTCTTCGGCTTCGAGCAGTTCGTGGTAGCGGTTACGGATGGTCACTTCGGAGATGTTGGCGACTTCCGACACTTCGCTCTGGGTCACCTTCTCGTTGGTGAGGAGCGCGGCGGCGTAGATGGCGGCGGCCGCGAGGCCGACGGGGCTTTTGCCGCTGTGGACGCCTTGATCTTTCGCCGTCTTCAGCAGGTCGCGCGCGCGCCGTTCGGACTCGTCGGAGAGGTCGAGTTCGGAGGCGAAGCGGGGGACGTACTGCTCGGGGTCGGCGGGCTGGATCTCGAGGCCGAGTTCGCGGACGACGTAGCGGTACGTCCGGGCGATTTCGTCCTTGTCGACGCGTGAGACGGTGGCGATTTCGTCGAGGCTCCGGGGCGTGCCGGCCTGCCGGGCCGCGGCGTAGAGGGCGCTCGTGGCGACGCCCTCGATGGAGCGGCCGGGGAGCAGGTCGTCCGAGAGGGCGCGTCGATAGATGACACTCGCCGTCTCGCGGACGTTCTCGGGGAGGCCGAGCGCGGAGGCCATCCGGTCGATTTCGCCGAGCGCCTGCTTCAGGTTGCGCTCCTTCGAGTCCCGGGTTCGGAAGCGCTCGTTCCAGGTGCGCAGACGCTGCATCTTCTCGCGCTGGCGCGAGGAGAGCGTCTTGCCGTAGGCGTCCTTGTCCTGCCAGCCGATGTTGGTCG contains these protein-coding regions:
- a CDS encoding methyltransferase domain-containing protein, encoding MTVLLVHGDREYLRAPGEELQTDLGVLTVPDDVEPGQRLETHLGDEFVVREPRGPDLFDHFERTGAPMMPRDIGLTIGFTGAAAEDRVLDAGTGTGVLAAYLGRIGTDVVTYERDPEFAEVARENMRLAGVDDAVEVRTGDVTADLDDLTGFDILTLDTEDAPTVVRQAPDILVSGGFVVVYSPFVEGSRAAVEAAEEASLTDVTTHETIQRRMTFDDRGSRPDTRGVGHTGYLTVARWQ
- a CDS encoding DUF7549 family protein produces the protein MWVRSEYAGELAVLLTWLSTFIPWNVSYASDPSGAAVLFVRFPLVQLRYVFGISLARGVAVSDPLSAIAFQRGNPIVAAYEVWAVGAALFVAALVVSLVYYRREAWAESWPVDPVRLLGALLLGTGLVFAGATYLLLSRGFSSLPLPLGVVFLCLFGGLLLTVDRTA
- a CDS encoding DUF5793 family protein translates to MRRDHFELEAHNIDWVETGEAPAEPKVVIDFNGPKETLTDRLTDAEGTLLEASETDVAFRLQDPLDDPDAAGVVSVTDRVTGDFLLELNEEADDVLRFVRAAREYGQSADDDGGRYSVVIRIDGETLATYSKSTFLVYDANGSLLRSKSLIPSGVEL
- a CDS encoding uracil-DNA glycosylase family protein; translated protein: MRNVTDRVSNPFGMQPPCERFVPGYGDANAHFHVVGDHPGVHGGIEAGVPFTGSQAGRRLQRALHDAGLLRTTGDRPDVNTTYLSYLHTCVPTGAPTDDDYAAMEPFFDAELRAIAAHVLFPVGERAIEHVLETCTAHDTAGLDVESLHATEVQGSGWLVMPIRDPRTWASDDATSLVDAIDTLRATDYRRETDLGRFVAGNEPYLVR
- a CDS encoding DNA-directed RNA polymerase subunit L, whose protein sequence is MELRVIEKTDEELRMEIAGEDHTFMNVLKGALLETAGVAAATYDMNPEQSGGQTDPILSVKTEAGTDPLDAVGDASRRVQDITDDFMAAFDAAA
- the hisF gene encoding imidazole glycerol phosphate synthase subunit HisF, which translates into the protein MAVTKRIIPCIDVDIDEDGDAAVYTGVNFEDLKYTGDPVEMAREYNAAGADEFVFLDITASAEGRETMLHVVERIADEVFIPLTVGGGIRTRDDIKETLRAGADKVSINTAAIENPDLVDAGAAAFGSQCIVISVDARRRYDEAGEHYERIDGESCWFECTIKGGREGTGVDVVEWAREVESRGAGELFVNSIDADGTKDGYDIPLTRAVCDNVSTPVIASSGCGGPEDAYEVFTDAGADAALAASIFHFDEYSIRDVKEYLDERGVPVRL
- a CDS encoding DUF7550 family protein, whose protein sequence is MADHDDHADHEHHPHGGDEGRVTSPMQEFTTGQVGIGFVVLLVGLAVTFGLPLLF
- the purL gene encoding phosphoribosylformylglycinamidine synthase subunit PurL codes for the protein MSLSDTDHDLVAAELGRDPTPAEAALFENLWSEHCAYRSSRPLLSAFDSEADQVVVGPGDDAAVVSLPTHGDGEETYVAMGIESHNHPSYVDPYDGAATGVGGIVRDILSMGAYPIALTDSLYFGGFDREHSRYLFDGVVEGIADYGNAIGVPTVGGSVEFHDGYEGNPLVNVACVGIVNEERLVTAEAKTPGNKLVLVGNATGRDGLGGASFASEDLSEDAETEDRPAVQVGDPYTEKLLIEANEALVDADLIRAARDLGAAGLGGASSELVAKGGLGAEIELDRVHQREPNMSALEILLAESQERMCYEVRPDDVAEVREIADRYDLGCSVIGEVTEGNYVCTFEGSEPRGRETVVDVPAEFLADGAPMNDLPMAEPVEAERDLPDAGVESAFDAVVGSPNTASKAWVYRQYDHEVGARTARRPGDDAAIMAIREAGTGLALSAGAIPAWTDADPYDGARAVALENATNLAAKGASPHAAVDCLNGGNPEKSEVYGGFGAIVDGLADMCRTLSVPVVGGNVSLYNDSAAGPIPPTPTLAMIGVREGYDAPPMTVSGEGTLLEVGARGGALGGSTYLATQGGSDRFPDLPADPTAAVDAVRAVASLDSTLATHDVSHGGLAVTLAEMVGAAGISATVESAEALFDETPGRVVVETTDPAAVEAAAGDAPVRDLGAATAGGELTLTVGEERLTRGVEEIRAIRDVLERELE
- a CDS encoding PHP domain-containing protein gives rise to the protein MLSVELHTHSSLSHDGRDPVDHLLEQAASVGLDAIAVTDHDEIDASLDAVEMAPGYGLVGIPGMEITTAAGHVLALGVEELIPANLSFEETLDRIHAGGGIAVVPHPFQSSRHGVAPHISAATLASADAIEVYNSRLLTGRSNRKAERFAAFHDLPMTAGSDAHIAEMVGQAVTEVDADERTAESILDAIADGRTSVVGRRTPWRISFRQAAGGAKRRLVRALGDLL
- a CDS encoding asparagine synthase C-terminal domain-containing protein is translated as MTRLRGADAETVRRALDADDPLPGTAGFAGFVNRGASRLAPDGFLVRDVLGRQPIFGAPDDWGFAPDGVAGDPTPVPAGHIREPDGTDRRVWSLPDPPAANDDVAAVETVRHAIDDALAGLDDDGLAVAFSGGVDSALVAAGTPNAPCYVVGFPDAHDVSAARGAAAAMGRELRVVSLDHADLERAVPEVVAATGRTNAMDVTIALPLYLVAERVAADGYDRLALGQGADELFGGYAKVVDPADDDRVAATTVRGATREMLGSLPDQLERDTLTLRAAGVDPVVPLLADGVVEAALPLPGHLLATADERKVALRRAAADRLPASVVDADKKAVQYGSLVSRELDRLARRAGFKRRMDRHVDRYIESLV
- a CDS encoding NUDIX hydrolase, whose product is METTRHFTATVYLVADGATALHDHPGLGIRLPPGGHVDRGELPHEAALREAREETGLEPTLLTEGDDVRSETARAIPRPRHLMLADVNVCDGEVGHQHIDHVYYATVEHREIDPAPGEPGPDAWAWYDPAALRGADVDPDVEQLGIEAIETAGR